GTCGTAGCTCAGCTTCGGCACGTCGGCACCTGGCGCGGCCTTGGCATCGAGCGCATGCGCGAGCGGCTCGTTGTTCGCGGCCAGTTCAGCCAGCAGCTCGGGGCTGATGGTCAGCAGGTCGCAGCCGGCCAGGGCCTGGATCTGTCCCACATTGCGAAAGCTCGCGCCCATCACCTCGGTCTTGATGCCGTGCTGCTTGTAGTACTCGAAGATCTGGCGCACCGACTTGACGCCCGGATCGTTCGCGCCCGCGCTGGCGGCCTCGTTCCATTGGGCGCCGGCCGATTTCTTGTACCAGTCGTAGATGCGGCCCACGAAGGGCGAAATGAGCTGCACGCCGGCCGCGCCGCAGGCCACGGCCTGGGCGAACGAGAACAGCAGCGTCAGGTTGGTGCGGATGCCCTTCTGCTCCAGGACGCGCGCCGCCTCGATGCCCTCCCAGGTGGAGGCCACCTTGATCAGCAGGCGCTTGCCGGTGTCGATGCCTTCGGCCTTGTAGAGCGCCACGATACGCTCGCCGCGCGCAATGGTGGCGGCCGTGTCGAACGAGAGGCGCGCGTCGACCTCGGTCGACACACGGCCCGGAATGATCGAGAGGATTTCAGTGCCGAAGCGCACCAGCAGCCGGTCGATCACCTCGTCGAGCGGCTTGCCCGCGTGCTTGCTGACGGCTTCGTCGAGCAGCGGCCGGTACTCGGGCTTCTGCACCGCCTTCAGGATGAGCGACGGATTGGTGGTCGCATCCTGCGGCCTGGAAATGGCGAGTTGCTTGAAGTCGCCCGTGTCGGCGACCACGGTGGTCCATTGGCGGAGAGCATCGAGTTGGTTCATGG
This genomic window from Variovorax paradoxus contains:
- the tal gene encoding transaldolase; translation: MNQLDALRQWTTVVADTGDFKQLAISRPQDATTNPSLILKAVQKPEYRPLLDEAVSKHAGKPLDEVIDRLLVRFGTEILSIIPGRVSTEVDARLSFDTAATIARGERIVALYKAEGIDTGKRLLIKVASTWEGIEAARVLEQKGIRTNLTLLFSFAQAVACGAAGVQLISPFVGRIYDWYKKSAGAQWNEAASAGANDPGVKSVRQIFEYYKQHGIKTEVMGASFRNVGQIQALAGCDLLTISPELLAELAANNEPLAHALDAKAAPGADVPKLSYDEAGFRFALNEDAMATEKLAEGIRAFAADAVKLEKLMQESRK